In the Styela clava chromosome 8, kaStyClav1.hap1.2, whole genome shotgun sequence genome, one interval contains:
- the LOC120345740 gene encoding uncharacterized protein LOC120345740, translated as MSPILVFLHAILGKRIKHFISALQVLLALVNFLSGVLIFTEVDYQRKEDNLYHGAGLFLRFIDIPHDAYILDNPVHGKDIGGILHNLFKEPMNWLFWLIITFPVTEKMARLLTAVLRHDKCSISFIVKLLGQIVVATQSLKIRKGLIKTLKMLLAICREPENFFRKHQKTWRIKKSARKFIRQAIRRHDNIASKRLRLRANEHVKIRTSNIRSLDRSEKNRNDPNNESKNNSIKSRPDDGPPNHNVKSNESAGNNSPAQQQDEENIHPPTKSETYSSPFVSASEYDLLPGNTGSTSAPFEKMVDEVHFNIVDVPTMIDPTLSYKNSTEHSQRLSTVGGIFSPTEEEKAPDEIDMYTINQDDLKGAQVSHKINGKSASIVGESGDFADENQSCKNYLLVNEDEVYAAGDSNTTSQKGNGTPQHLYKPSGRDKGDCVPHPSPIKLTRSSDQKQPGKNLLEKQIQSTNNVHANDPVSEVEISTIPEYVAKSNAIKDEGNADSAPTNHGNSSINALDECNDPTPDDKIYDTASCSVSHTDLKNDSNDHKKNHVVSAKYGKNIIKNNIKKSRKEARDQFCTQICAKTVETNKNVDASVIVEGNDIFSNRKDIYEFNYELSKMSQKEKREFLFKSEVDSYENLIKLEEERKRISEEIVSFEKYRGKTKNPFRWIRKAIRAKFRPGLKKEDNFKLESLLAKIQTKIQIERERNNEFRRFLLLLEDKEEGDIRNVRNSIRGLKSRIAKNLHKVTQIRKRLGNNQSNSDVNIEPFQCASGFLGTDIRKEYLLQIENPVSTSTDGFLPNYSKSLTYKMDNSSCNPSAAGVLLTYFA; from the exons ATGTCGCCCATTCTCGTGTTTTTACACGCGATATTGGGCAAGCGAATCAAGCACTTCATCAGTGCGTTACAAGTTTTGCTGGCATTAgtaaattttttgtctggagtATTAATCTTCACCGAAGTTGACTATCAGAGAAAAGAAGACAATCTGTATCATGGAGCGGGATTATTTTTGAGATTCATCGACATTCCTCATGACGCTTACATACTGGACAATCCTGTGCATGGTAAGGACATTGGTGGAATTCTGCATAATTTGTTCAAGGAGCCCATGAATTGGCTATTTTGGCTGATCATAACATTTCCTGTAACTGAAAAGATGGCGAGGCTTCTAACCGCAGTACTTCGCCATGATAAATGCTCGATCTCTTTTATTGTCAAATTGCTGGGACAAATTGTTGTGGCCACACAGAGTCTCAAAATTAGAAAGGGACTtattaaaactttaaaaatgcTTTTGGCAATATGTAGAGAGCCCGaaaatttcttcagaaaacatcaaaaaacCTGGCGAATAAAAAAATCAGCTAGAAAATTTATTCGTCAGGCAATTAGACGTCATGACAACATTGCTTCTAAGAGACTAAGACTACGAGCAAATGAACATGTGAAAATACGAACATCGAATATACGAAGTTTGGATCGCTCTGAAAAAAATCGTAATGACCCGAATAATGAATCTAAGAACAATAGCATCAAATCCAGGCCCGATGATGGACCCCCGAACCACAACGTAAAATCTAACGAATCTGCAGGAAACAATTCGCCCGCACAGCAACAAGACGAGGAAAATATCCATCCACCCACTAAAAGCGAAACATATTCGTCACCATTCGTTTCTGCATCAGAATACGATTTGCTTCCTGGCAATACAGGATCAACGTCAGCGCCTTTTGAAAAGATGGTCGATGAAGTTCATTTTAACATTGTAGATGTACCGACAATGATTGACCCAACTTTGTCTTACAAAAACTCTACCGAGCATTCTCAACGACTCTCTACAGTTGGAGGTATCTTTAGTCCTACAGAAGAAGAAAAAGCTCCTGATGAGATTGATATGTATACCATCAACCAGGATGATTTGAAAGGTGCTCAAGTAAGCCATAAAATTAATGGTAAATCTGCGAGTATTGTCGGCGAAAGTGGTGATTTTGCTGATGAAAACCAGTCATGCAAAAATTATCTGTTGGTAAACGAAGATGAAGTCTATGCTGCTGGTGATTCAAATACCACTAGCCAAAAGGGAAACGGGACACCTCAACATCTCTATAAACCATCGGGGAGGGATAAAGGAGACTGTGTGCCTCACCCATCACCCATCAAACTGACCAGATCATCCGATCAAAAACAACCAGGAAAAAACCTTCTTGAGAAACAAATACAAAGTACAAATAATGTACACGCGAATGATCCTGTTTCAGAAGTTGAAATTTCAACTATTCCAGAATATGTGGCAAAATCAAACGCAATTAAAGATGAAGGTAATGCTGATTCTGCTCCGACCAACCACGGAAATTCATCAATCAATGCTTTGGACGAATGTAACGATCCTACGCCAGATGATAAAATATATGATACTGCTTCTTGCTCAGTCAGTCACactgatttaaaaaatgattccaACGATCACAAGAAAAATCATGTCGTGTctgcaaaatatggaaaaaatatcataaag AATAATATAAAGAAGTCCAGAAAAGAGGCACGTGATCAATTTTGTACTCAAATATGCGCCAAAACTgtggaaacaaacaaaaacgttGATGCATCTGTTATTGTTGAG gGGAACGATATCTTCTCAAATAGAAAAGATATTTACGAATTTAACTATGAATTGTCAAAGATGAGTCAAAAAGAGAAAAGGGAGTTTTTGTTCAAAAGTGAAGTCGACTCATACGAG aatttgataaaactagaagaagaaagaaaaagaatttCCGAAGAAATTGTTTCATTCGAAAAATACCGTggcaaaacaaaaaatccattTCGATGGATTCGGAAAGCCATTCGAGCTAAATTTAGACCTGGTTTGAAAAAGGAGGACAACTTTAAACTGGAGTCATTGTTGGCCAAAATTCAAACGAAAATACAAATAGAACGTGAACGAAATAATGAATTTCGAAGATTTCTACTTCTGTTGGAGGACAAAGAAGAAGGAGATATTCGGAATGTTCGTAACTCTATAAGAGGGCTAAAAAGCCGTATAGCTAAGAATTTGCACAAAGTGACACAGATTCGAAAACGGTTGGGGAACAATCAGAGCAATTCAGATGTAAACATCGAGCCATTTCAATGTGCTTCTGGATTCCTTGGTACAGATATTCGCAAAGAATATTTACTCCAAATTGAAAATCCAGTCTCGACTTCAACAGATGGATTTCTTCCAAACTATTCTAAAAGTCTTACTTACAAAATGGACAATTCATCTTGTAATCCTTCAGCAGCTGGTGTTCTACTTACATATTTTGCATAG
- the LOC120346474 gene encoding uncharacterized protein LOC120346474, producing MKMDLSEKEMLECFDNLDDEIEGKWDISVVEIYYGSVDCKKTLQTALNDLNITLNQESPLWADMMEISREESRSKMTAKYIEKLQKPYSNNSEISHLDLKRIIKTAAPKIIKGAFQVTEPFMQTSITKGD from the exons ATGAAAATGGATTTATCTGAGAAAGAAATGCTTGAATGTTTTGACAAC cTTGATGACGAGATAGAAGGAAAATGGGACATATCTGTAGTAGAAATCTACTACGGAAGTGTTGATTGCAAGAAGACACTGCAGACTGCATTGAATGATTTGAACATCACATTAAATCAGGAATCACCACTATGGGCAGATATGATGGAAATTTCTAGGGAAGAATCCAGAAGTAAAATGACAgctaaatacattgaaaaattgcaaaagcCATATTCGAACAATTCTGAAATCTCTCATTTGGACCTAAAACGCATAATCAAAACTGCAGCACCGAAAATTATAAAAGGAGCGTTTCAAGTAACTGAGCCATTCATGCAAACGTCAATAACCAAAGGCGACTGA